Proteins encoded in a region of the Pirellulaceae bacterium genome:
- a CDS encoding amino acid adenylation domain-containing protein: MRTANQNGTDPMNANDKTKNYGPNSENQTEWSCNDLTVVDRFESIVSICAERSALNCDNRTLSYDELNRWVNRIAHRVIHSCSSNKTLDGDLPDRLINLANLGPDKVAANLAALKSGKTLISLNPNSSAQRLSKIISDSKPSAILTCSQMTSRAKQLSNGCCPIIDVSRESVALPENNPGLSISPQSIAYIAFTSGSTGSPKGVIHTHSSLVESIKVWHDIIPIVPSDHCVLFTQGTGSALKILLSSCLFGATLFAKDIQTQGFTNSADWIRRNRISVLTIPPQLYRTLTAELSHDDHFPDVRILRLNSDTVFPSDLTEACRRFGPNCTFINALSTTETGMVSALSVQLKNVDENCDVSPCDPVKGTDIFIMNGDDAPFQRKGSGILGITGNQVALGYWTDPDLTEKHFFSSPADPQKRSFRTSDVVYINDDGQLSILGRSNNQIKVRGNFVNLSEVEGCLLQHPNVKKSALKVDRDNEQGARIIAFVQVDNVDKNIRADIMSFLESRIESYMLPADIVTIQEMPLLQNGKIDADQLELPATVSTNESQATNDIEREVLTVWSEILDNKAIRLEDDFFYLGGNSLLAIRMMIRLEQRLMVHVPMHLLSEASTVEHFAAELIKIENVSPPKPVRGTAAKSSYQGSYPLSFPQQRLWFIAQLEEQVAAYNMSSTYEFEGELDKENLRRAVERIVHRHEPLRTVFNQGDDGQIYQSVLPKSHFKLSFYDLTSHSEAEQATKVAEHQQSQERTVFDLSSDLMLRAILIKLNADRHLLLLTIHHIATDGWSHRILQRELSYFYTAEHAGEELPLTDLDVHYKDFAIWQQNSASRHASQLDYWLTQLSNLPDLDLPTDQPRPNIQTHRGGSTPIRLTLPLAKQLQNKAAESHATTHMLLMAVFQVLLQRYAGQDDFGILVPIAGRNDPDLAYQIGCFINVLVIRADLSGNPSFDELVSRVRDTSLGAYSQQEVPYDQIVENTCAQRDLSRNPLAQVLFQYSDTDTNELDFPNLNVKRHPSLGLNARFDLELNLVANETGIAGELVYNTDLFQAATIDRLTGHFYQLLESIAKDTSQPIANLQMLSAPEQQQVLFDCNQTSVDFPSENSVHQLFEEQAQRTPDSIAVEFEEQRLTYQELNQRTNQLAHDLRHRGVQTGDSVGLCLERSPEAIVGILGILKAGAAYVPLDPDYPSQRLEFMIRDTNLAFIVTKPDFRELPATDISEVYLDTNVSPTNKKPCDAPPINLTQESTAYVMFTSGSTGRPKGVVMPHRALRNLVQWQMDQEWMGPARTLQFASCNFDVSFQELMTTLGSGGTLVLVSELTRRDPVELWKLINQAQVERLFLPFVMLQQLATVGTHGGTTLREIISAGESLQLSPEIRQLFHRLESCRLHNHYGPTESHVVTSHVLDCDIDNWPNEAPIGKPIANTQIYLLDQQQQPVPIGVSGELYIGGECLANGYLNQPELTAERFISNPYSNEPDSRLYRTGDLCRRLPGGTLEFMGRCDDQIKLRGFRVELGEIESALLAHPDVAQAVVVVRDHQASDQRLIAYCVPHESATLEISSIKRELKDLLPDYMLPSAFVELETFPLTNTGKLDRRALPVPDDSRPELDVGYVAPTTERQEQLVAIWQELLELEQIGIHDNFFELGGHSLLAMRLLAIIDRRLNITYSLKDFFQNPTIDGLIQASDEPISVAPELLSIHQPDISNQNKFPLVVAPNLFGHINEWISFLTEFQLDRPVYGLQLAGHAPYWTENPSIEEIATRMIDALDDRIMEQPIHFLGHSFGAYLAYEMAQQLERRGKKPASVILIDARPFTQHPSWRFRDFLSIASNAPFWLVNELQVYGAGDLMQRFQRRLKSKRTSSDATDNPASSLEQYAVRAMQQIFNLSDFSSLYQDRLVQSYLAFIAYQMQPTNNHVIYLKSRVRNLIHRHSHNGNWDNLVNPGSLDVFTIPGDHGEPLHDLWQNEFFRILQKALKKIDQVDG; encoded by the coding sequence ATGAGAACTGCGAATCAGAATGGCACGGACCCTATGAATGCCAATGACAAGACCAAGAACTACGGTCCGAACTCTGAAAATCAAACCGAATGGTCATGCAACGATTTAACAGTTGTCGATCGCTTTGAATCAATCGTTTCGATCTGTGCAGAACGAAGCGCTCTCAACTGCGACAATCGAACACTGTCGTACGACGAGCTAAATCGCTGGGTCAATCGTATCGCCCACAGGGTGATTCATTCGTGCAGCTCGAACAAAACCCTTGATGGCGATCTGCCAGATCGCCTCATCAACTTAGCGAACCTAGGACCTGACAAGGTGGCCGCGAATCTTGCCGCTCTAAAGTCGGGTAAGACACTGATTTCGCTTAATCCCAACAGTAGCGCTCAACGGCTGTCGAAAATTATTTCCGACTCTAAACCAAGCGCAATCTTGACATGCTCTCAGATGACCAGCCGGGCAAAACAGCTTTCCAATGGTTGTTGTCCAATCATCGACGTTAGTCGCGAATCGGTAGCCTTACCGGAAAACAACCCAGGCTTATCAATTTCACCACAAAGTATCGCCTACATTGCCTTCACCTCAGGATCGACAGGATCACCCAAAGGTGTCATCCATACTCACAGCAGTCTCGTCGAAAGCATAAAGGTTTGGCATGACATCATCCCTATCGTTCCGAGCGACCACTGCGTGTTGTTTACTCAGGGAACTGGGTCTGCTTTAAAAATCCTTCTAAGCAGTTGCCTGTTCGGAGCGACACTTTTCGCAAAAGACATCCAAACCCAAGGATTCACGAACTCGGCAGATTGGATCCGACGAAATCGAATTTCGGTTTTAACGATTCCTCCTCAACTCTACCGAACATTGACCGCTGAGTTGTCGCACGACGATCACTTTCCGGACGTCCGAATACTTCGACTAAATTCAGATACCGTATTCCCCTCGGACCTAACTGAAGCGTGTCGACGCTTCGGCCCCAACTGCACCTTTATCAATGCTTTAAGTACAACTGAAACTGGAATGGTATCGGCCCTCTCCGTGCAATTGAAAAACGTTGATGAGAATTGCGATGTTTCTCCTTGCGATCCAGTCAAGGGTACGGACATCTTCATAATGAACGGCGACGACGCTCCTTTCCAGCGGAAGGGCTCGGGAATCCTAGGCATCACCGGCAACCAAGTGGCGTTGGGATACTGGACCGATCCAGACTTAACTGAAAAGCATTTTTTCTCATCTCCCGCCGATCCACAAAAACGATCTTTTCGGACAAGCGACGTGGTCTATATTAATGACGACGGTCAACTTTCCATCCTCGGGCGGAGCAATAATCAAATCAAAGTCCGTGGCAATTTCGTTAATCTGAGCGAAGTTGAAGGTTGTTTATTGCAACATCCCAATGTGAAAAAATCCGCATTAAAGGTGGACCGAGACAATGAGCAAGGCGCGCGGATAATCGCCTTCGTCCAGGTGGACAACGTCGACAAGAACATTCGCGCAGATATCATGAGCTTCCTAGAAAGCCGAATTGAATCTTATATGTTACCTGCAGACATCGTGACAATTCAGGAAATGCCACTTTTACAAAATGGCAAGATCGACGCTGATCAATTAGAGCTACCAGCTACCGTTTCCACAAACGAATCACAAGCCACCAACGACATCGAACGCGAAGTCTTGACAGTCTGGTCAGAAATCCTCGACAACAAAGCGATTCGTTTGGAGGATGACTTCTTTTATCTCGGGGGCAACTCCCTACTCGCCATCCGCATGATGATTCGACTCGAACAGCGCCTGATGGTTCATGTTCCGATGCACCTGCTGAGTGAAGCATCCACGGTTGAACATTTTGCTGCCGAATTAATCAAGATCGAAAACGTCTCCCCGCCCAAACCAGTCCGTGGAACGGCAGCGAAGTCTAGCTATCAGGGATCCTACCCGCTTTCATTTCCTCAGCAACGCCTTTGGTTTATCGCCCAACTAGAAGAACAAGTGGCGGCCTACAACATGTCGTCAACCTATGAATTCGAGGGCGAGCTCGACAAGGAAAATTTACGTCGCGCCGTTGAACGAATTGTGCATCGACATGAACCGCTGCGAACCGTTTTCAACCAAGGCGATGACGGTCAAATCTACCAATCCGTTCTACCAAAAAGTCATTTCAAACTTTCCTTTTATGATTTGACGTCTCATTCAGAAGCCGAACAAGCAACGAAAGTCGCCGAACATCAACAGAGCCAGGAAAGAACAGTATTTGATTTAAGCTCCGACCTGATGCTCCGAGCCATTCTGATCAAACTAAATGCAGATCGCCACCTGCTTTTACTCACGATACACCACATCGCCACCGACGGATGGTCCCATCGAATTCTGCAACGTGAATTATCCTACTTCTACACGGCTGAGCACGCTGGAGAGGAGCTGCCACTTACGGATCTAGATGTTCACTACAAAGACTTTGCAATCTGGCAACAAAACTCTGCATCGCGTCACGCTTCACAATTGGATTACTGGCTAACACAACTAAGCAACTTGCCTGATCTTGATCTCCCAACCGATCAACCTCGGCCAAACATTCAGACGCATCGCGGTGGTTCGACACCTATCAGACTAACCCTACCCCTGGCAAAACAACTGCAAAACAAAGCAGCTGAATCCCACGCAACGACTCACATGCTGCTGATGGCAGTATTTCAGGTCCTGCTACAGCGATATGCTGGACAAGACGATTTTGGCATTCTGGTACCGATTGCAGGTAGAAACGATCCCGACTTGGCCTATCAAATCGGCTGCTTTATCAACGTACTCGTGATTCGTGCAGATCTGTCTGGCAATCCTTCTTTCGATGAACTCGTGAGTCGCGTACGGGACACATCCCTTGGCGCGTACAGTCAACAGGAAGTCCCCTATGATCAGATCGTCGAAAACACTTGCGCACAAAGAGATCTAAGTCGCAACCCGCTCGCCCAAGTCCTATTCCAGTATTCCGACACCGATACAAACGAACTTGATTTCCCGAACTTAAACGTGAAGCGACATCCCTCACTTGGATTGAATGCGAGATTCGATCTGGAATTGAATCTTGTCGCAAATGAAACCGGGATCGCCGGTGAGTTGGTCTACAACACCGATCTTTTCCAAGCAGCGACGATCGATCGCCTTACGGGACACTTCTACCAGCTACTTGAGTCGATTGCCAAAGACACAAGCCAACCGATCGCAAATCTGCAAATGCTTTCGGCACCAGAACAGCAACAAGTTTTATTCGACTGCAATCAGACTTCCGTTGACTTTCCTTCAGAAAACAGCGTCCATCAGCTGTTCGAAGAACAGGCCCAGCGAACCCCCGACTCGATTGCAGTTGAGTTCGAAGAACAAAGGCTTACCTATCAGGAGCTAAATCAACGAACCAATCAACTTGCACACGACTTGCGTCATCGAGGAGTACAAACTGGCGACTCGGTGGGGCTCTGCCTGGAGAGATCTCCGGAAGCGATCGTCGGAATTCTGGGAATCCTGAAAGCGGGTGCCGCCTATGTGCCTCTCGACCCCGACTATCCTTCACAACGGCTTGAGTTCATGATTCGAGATACCAATCTCGCCTTCATCGTGACGAAACCAGATTTCCGAGAACTTCCGGCAACGGATATCAGCGAGGTTTACCTGGATACGAACGTCAGTCCAACCAATAAGAAACCCTGCGACGCCCCGCCGATCAATCTCACACAAGAGTCCACTGCCTATGTGATGTTCACCTCGGGTTCCACGGGCCGACCCAAAGGTGTCGTGATGCCCCATCGTGCGTTGCGTAACTTAGTGCAATGGCAAATGGACCAGGAATGGATGGGGCCGGCGCGTACTCTACAGTTTGCTTCGTGCAACTTTGATGTTTCCTTTCAAGAGCTAATGACGACGCTCGGCAGCGGTGGCACCTTGGTTTTGGTTTCCGAGTTAACTCGCCGAGATCCGGTCGAACTCTGGAAGCTGATCAACCAGGCACAGGTCGAACGCCTGTTCTTGCCGTTTGTCATGTTGCAGCAACTCGCCACGGTGGGTACTCACGGTGGAACAACCTTACGTGAGATTATTTCAGCCGGTGAATCGCTTCAACTCAGCCCTGAAATTCGGCAGCTTTTCCACCGACTCGAAAGCTGTCGTTTGCACAATCATTACGGTCCCACTGAAAGTCACGTCGTGACTTCTCATGTGCTGGATTGTGACATTGACAACTGGCCGAACGAAGCACCGATCGGAAAGCCGATCGCAAATACGCAAATCTATCTGCTTGACCAACAACAACAACCCGTACCGATCGGGGTAAGCGGTGAGCTTTACATCGGTGGCGAATGTCTGGCCAACGGCTACTTAAATCAACCCGAATTAACCGCAGAGAGATTCATCTCCAATCCGTACAGCAACGAGCCCGATTCTCGGCTTTATCGCACAGGCGACCTCTGTCGCCGTCTGCCCGGCGGCACACTTGAGTTCATGGGGCGATGCGATGACCAGATTAAGCTGCGAGGATTTCGTGTTGAACTTGGCGAAATCGAGTCGGCTCTCCTAGCACATCCCGATGTTGCCCAAGCCGTTGTGGTAGTGCGTGACCACCAAGCCAGTGACCAACGTTTAATTGCCTATTGCGTTCCGCATGAATCGGCAACCTTGGAGATTTCCTCAATCAAACGAGAACTCAAAGATTTGTTGCCCGATTACATGCTGCCTTCTGCATTTGTGGAATTGGAAACCTTTCCGCTTACAAACACCGGCAAGCTTGACCGTCGTGCCTTGCCCGTTCCCGATGATTCGAGACCCGAATTGGATGTTGGTTACGTCGCACCAACGACTGAAAGACAAGAACAGCTTGTAGCGATTTGGCAGGAACTTCTAGAGCTGGAACAGATCGGCATCCATGACAATTTCTTCGAACTCGGAGGGCATTCCCTACTCGCCATGAGGCTGCTGGCGATCATCGATCGACGACTTAACATCACCTATTCGCTGAAGGATTTTTTCCAAAATCCAACAATCGACGGATTGATTCAGGCGAGCGATGAACCTATCTCTGTCGCGCCAGAACTGTTGTCGATCCATCAACCAGACATTTCGAATCAAAACAAATTCCCGCTCGTTGTTGCTCCCAATCTCTTTGGCCATATCAACGAATGGATTTCATTTCTCACAGAGTTCCAACTGGATCGGCCTGTTTATGGTCTGCAACTAGCCGGTCATGCTCCCTATTGGACTGAGAATCCTTCCATCGAAGAGATCGCGACCAGAATGATAGACGCTTTGGACGATCGCATCATGGAGCAACCAATCCATTTCCTAGGGCACTCTTTCGGAGCTTACCTGGCCTACGAAATGGCACAGCAACTTGAGCGCCGAGGCAAAAAACCTGCCTCGGTTATCCTGATCGATGCTCGCCCGTTCACTCAACACCCTTCTTGGCGATTTCGCGACTTTTTATCGATCGCGTCCAACGCACCTTTCTGGCTGGTGAATGAATTACAAGTTTACGGTGCGGGTGATTTAATGCAGCGTTTTCAACGCCGTCTGAAAAGCAAACGCACCTCAAGCGATGCAACAGATAACCCAGCGTCATCACTTGAACAGTATGCCGTGCGTGCGATGCAGCAAATATTCAACTTGTCTGACTTTTCCAGCCTGTACCAGGATCGCTTGGTTCAAAGCTACTTGGCGTTTATTGCTTATCAAATGCAACCGACAAACAACCATGTGATTTACTTGAAGAGCCGAGTAAGAAATCTGATTCACCGTCACTCACACAACGGGAACTGGGACAACCTGGTAAATCCCGGATCACTGGATGTCTTTACGATTCCGGGCGATCACGGTGAACCACTCCACGACTTGTGGCAAAACGAGTTCTTTCGAATTTTGCAAAAAGCGTTGAAAAAGATCGATCAGGTCGATGGCTGA
- a CDS encoding potassium/proton antiporter, protein MDFAVEPMVLIAGTLLFASIVFSKLSDRFGIPTLLLFLTVGMLAGSEGIGGIAFESPQITRAVGTVALLLILFAGGLDTEWKSIKPVLAPGLVLSTVGVVMTALLLGAFASFILGSYSEIHIGRGGLAWLPALLLAAIVSSTDAAAVFGVFRTSEVQPPERIRYLLEFESGSNDPMAVLLTTAILGFMTQDEGIATYLALDLVLQLGLGAIIGWLLGFTGTLIVNYLKLSSEGLYPLLVLAIGLLTFGVTELTGGNGFLSVYVAGLVLRNGIVPRREAIISFHDGLSWLAQISMFIVLGLFVFPSRLPAVAIPSLVIALFLMFIARPISVTLCLLPFRQSREQIAFVSWVGLRGSVPIVLATFPATYGIEGADDIFNVVFFIVLTSVLIQGLSLIPCTRWLFPPHKKF, encoded by the coding sequence ATGGATTTTGCCGTCGAACCCATGGTTCTCATCGCAGGCACGTTATTATTTGCCAGCATTGTATTCAGCAAGCTTTCTGATCGCTTCGGAATCCCAACCCTATTGCTTTTTCTCACCGTCGGCATGTTAGCTGGCTCCGAGGGCATTGGCGGGATTGCCTTCGAATCCCCACAAATAACCCGAGCTGTCGGCACGGTTGCATTGCTCTTAATCCTCTTCGCCGGTGGTCTTGATACGGAATGGAAATCGATCAAGCCTGTACTCGCGCCCGGCTTAGTACTTTCCACCGTCGGCGTCGTCATGACTGCCCTGCTTCTCGGCGCCTTCGCTTCCTTTATTTTAGGAAGTTATTCTGAAATCCATATCGGTCGAGGTGGTCTTGCTTGGCTGCCCGCCTTACTACTGGCAGCCATCGTTTCTTCCACGGATGCAGCGGCTGTTTTTGGTGTCTTTCGAACTAGCGAAGTTCAGCCCCCGGAACGAATTCGTTACTTATTGGAATTTGAGTCGGGCAGCAATGACCCCATGGCAGTCCTGTTAACCACCGCGATTCTAGGATTCATGACTCAGGATGAAGGGATCGCGACGTATCTCGCCTTAGATCTCGTCTTACAACTTGGTTTGGGAGCGATAATTGGATGGTTGCTCGGCTTCACGGGCACGTTGATCGTCAATTACCTTAAGCTCTCTTCGGAGGGACTTTATCCGTTACTTGTGCTTGCAATTGGACTGTTGACGTTTGGAGTCACCGAACTGACGGGCGGCAACGGATTTCTGTCTGTCTATGTCGCCGGGCTCGTCTTAAGAAACGGAATTGTTCCCCGGCGCGAGGCAATTATTTCATTTCACGACGGGCTCTCCTGGCTGGCGCAGATCAGCATGTTTATCGTGCTGGGTTTGTTTGTATTTCCCTCTCGGCTTCCAGCGGTCGCGATCCCTTCCCTCGTGATTGCCTTATTCCTAATGTTTATTGCTCGCCCGATAAGCGTTACCCTCTGCCTGCTTCCATTCCGTCAAAGCCGCGAACAAATTGCTTTTGTATCCTGGGTCGGCCTGCGTGGTTCAGTGCCCATCGTATTGGCAACTTTCCCTGCAACCTACGGCATCGAAGGAGCTGACGACATTTTCAATGTTGTCTTTTTCATTGTGCTCACGTCAGTCCTCATTCAGGGACTGTCATTGATCCCATGTACGCGGTGGCTATTTCCGCCCCACAAGAAATTCTGA
- a CDS encoding sulfatase-like hydrolase/transferase: MKHIVFLMTVVVIAKADCLAKDRLPNIVYLMSDELAYFELSHMGNPHLRTPNIDQMAREGIRFTQALAVAPVCAPLRCGLMTGKHMGHASVRANDGGTPLRADEVTIASLLKQQGYVTGGFGKWGAGGRGSTGVPEQHGFDLFYGYYDQVHAHSFYPPYLIRNSEEVPLAGNQGGRSGETYSHYEIVKEAFKFIRDNQDRPFFCYLPITPPHGMYDIPANDPAWDVYRDDAWMDDKKIAQDVKNYAAMVTMVDRNLGQVIALLKELSLEENTIVFFTGDNGGQDRFRSSQYPRGFFGPNVDPRTGVEFRGGKGNLFEGGLRIPYLVRWPGKIKAGQVSDLLCYQPDVLPTLAELSGARTPNDIDGLSFLPELLGEQAVGKPQVEHEFLYWEYGSQVAVRMKNWKAIRTKRNGEWALYDLAADISEKHDLAAQHPDILDRLKQFAKQSHDPVQPGSYQGRALHERDRQAKWGSTRPPQQKRKRVNQIRVKNRIPAKQMKVVEVSSERDVAGRDAASAVDGDSRTHWHTRFSGRLDKHPHSLVLDLGGEFEIDRFYYLARQDESWNGTFAKTRFFVGDSSEGFGEPVVETQFEKVRTVQSVPCGTPVKARYVKIQVLSEVNGKAWASAAEIAVGRRAVD, encoded by the coding sequence ATGAAACATATCGTGTTTTTGATGACTGTCGTTGTGATTGCAAAAGCTGATTGTTTGGCAAAGGATCGCTTGCCGAACATCGTTTATTTGATGTCGGATGAGCTTGCATATTTCGAATTGTCTCATATGGGAAATCCACATTTGAGAACGCCAAATATTGATCAAATGGCGCGTGAGGGGATCCGATTTACCCAGGCACTTGCCGTTGCACCCGTTTGTGCACCTTTGCGTTGTGGATTAATGACCGGTAAACATATGGGGCATGCATCGGTGCGGGCAAATGATGGCGGAACTCCCTTGCGTGCTGATGAAGTGACGATTGCGTCGTTGCTTAAACAGCAGGGGTATGTCACCGGTGGTTTTGGGAAATGGGGTGCGGGCGGCAGAGGTTCAACGGGGGTTCCTGAGCAACATGGATTTGATTTGTTTTACGGCTATTACGATCAAGTACATGCGCACTCCTTTTACCCGCCTTACCTGATTCGAAACAGCGAGGAGGTGCCACTTGCTGGCAATCAAGGAGGTCGTTCGGGTGAGACCTATTCGCACTACGAAATTGTGAAGGAAGCATTTAAGTTCATTCGCGACAATCAAGATCGCCCGTTTTTTTGCTACTTGCCCATTACTCCTCCACATGGGATGTATGACATTCCCGCGAATGATCCTGCCTGGGACGTCTACCGAGATGATGCGTGGATGGACGATAAGAAGATTGCTCAGGATGTGAAGAACTATGCTGCGATGGTGACAATGGTCGACCGTAATCTAGGCCAAGTGATTGCGTTGTTGAAAGAACTTTCCCTCGAGGAAAACACGATTGTTTTCTTTACGGGAGATAACGGCGGGCAGGACCGATTCCGTAGCTCTCAGTATCCGAGAGGTTTTTTTGGCCCGAACGTTGATCCGCGCACGGGTGTTGAATTTCGAGGCGGTAAAGGCAATCTTTTTGAGGGAGGATTACGAATTCCTTATCTGGTGCGTTGGCCTGGGAAAATTAAGGCAGGGCAGGTTAGTGATTTGCTTTGTTATCAACCTGATGTTCTACCGACGCTTGCAGAACTTTCCGGTGCCCGAACCCCGAATGACATTGACGGTTTGTCGTTTTTGCCAGAACTCTTAGGAGAGCAAGCGGTGGGTAAACCACAAGTCGAGCATGAATTTCTCTACTGGGAATATGGTTCCCAGGTTGCTGTTCGAATGAAGAATTGGAAAGCGATCCGGACGAAACGTAATGGCGAGTGGGCCCTTTATGACCTGGCAGCCGACATTAGTGAAAAGCACGATTTGGCAGCACAACACCCTGATATTCTCGATCGGCTTAAGCAATTCGCAAAGCAATCTCATGATCCCGTTCAACCGGGCAGCTATCAAGGTCGTGCGCTGCATGAACGTGATCGGCAAGCGAAATGGGGATCCACCCGGCCGCCACAACAAAAACGTAAGCGGGTGAATCAGATTCGAGTTAAGAATCGAATTCCGGCAAAGCAAATGAAGGTTGTTGAAGTGAGTAGCGAACGTGATGTGGCCGGTCGCGATGCTGCGTCCGCAGTCGATGGGGATTCTCGTACCCATTGGCATACGCGATTTTCTGGCCGTCTCGATAAACATCCCCATAGCTTGGTATTGGACTTGGGTGGTGAATTCGAAATCGATCGTTTTTATTATCTCGCACGGCAAGATGAAAGCTGGAATGGAACGTTTGCGAAAACGCGGTTCTTTGTTGGTGATAGTTCCGAGGGATTTGGTGAGCCGGTTGTGGAAACCCAATTTGAAAAAGTTCGCACAGTACAATCCGTTCCATGTGGTACGCCTGTCAAGGCACGCTACGTAAAAATCCAAGTGTTGTCCGAAGTGAATGGCAAGGCTTGGGCATCGGCTGCTGAAATCGCCGTTGGCAGAAGAGCCGTTGATTAA
- a CDS encoding ROK family protein, with product MTTALGIDVGGSGIKGSTVDLRSGQMLHERVRIPTPCPATPTAVIETIGEIVDQIAMQFGPCDTMGCAFPGVVRAGVVHNATNVDDSWVGVNGRDLLISRFGKKVCLINDADAAGLAEMQFGAGREFRQQGVVLMLTFGTGIGSALFVDGQLSPNLELGELELDGYIAEQRAAGRFFEDGELTLAQWTKRVQRYLSHVDSLVWPDLIIFGGGISGESKKFLHELQTRAKLVPADFRGHAGIIGAALALEASALP from the coding sequence TTGACCACTGCACTTGGGATCGATGTGGGTGGCTCGGGCATTAAGGGGTCCACGGTTGATCTGCGTTCAGGTCAGATGTTACATGAACGCGTCCGAATCCCAACGCCTTGTCCAGCGACTCCGACCGCTGTCATCGAAACGATTGGGGAAATCGTAGACCAGATTGCCATGCAATTTGGACCTTGCGATACCATGGGTTGCGCTTTTCCGGGAGTTGTCCGAGCTGGTGTCGTGCACAATGCGACGAATGTTGACGACAGTTGGGTGGGTGTGAACGGACGTGATTTGCTAATATCTCGATTCGGTAAAAAGGTTTGCTTGATCAACGATGCGGATGCTGCTGGTCTGGCGGAGATGCAATTTGGTGCCGGGCGAGAATTTCGGCAACAGGGCGTCGTGCTGATGCTTACCTTTGGTACTGGAATTGGCAGCGCTCTATTTGTCGATGGGCAGCTTTCGCCGAATCTTGAATTGGGTGAACTTGAGCTCGATGGTTATATTGCCGAACAGCGAGCAGCCGGTCGGTTCTTCGAAGACGGTGAGTTAACCTTGGCTCAATGGACGAAACGAGTGCAGCGTTATTTGAGTCATGTGGATTCGCTCGTTTGGCCTGATCTCATTATCTTTGGTGGTGGGATTAGCGGCGAATCAAAAAAGTTTCTGCACGAATTGCAGACCCGCGCCAAGCTCGTGCCAGCCGATTTTCGCGGTCATGCGGGGATCATCGGGGCGGCACTTGCGCTCGAGGCAAGTGCCCTGCCCTAG